Proteins encoded by one window of Paenibacillus sp. DCT19:
- a CDS encoding PrkA family serine protein kinase, whose translation MNIFERVAEHRAESDRLSWNGTFEDYIALLREDPTPAMTAHARVYQMIESFGVEEVGGQKRYKFFEQEIFGLDRSIEKLVEEYFHSAARRLDVRKRILLLMGPVSGGKSTLVTLLKRGLEKFSRTEKGAVYAIEGCPMHEEPLHLIPLELRPEVEKEIGVRIEGNLCPSCQMRLRTEYGGDISRVKVERVVISEDNRVGIGTFSPSDPKSQDIADLTGSIDFSTITEFGSESDPRAYRFDGELNKANRGLMEFQEMLKCDEKFLWNLLSLTQEGNFKAGRFALISADEMIVAHTNESEYKSFISNKKNEALQSRMIVMPIPYNLKVSEEEKIYEKLIQQSDMKHVHIAPHALRTAAIFSILTRLKETKKQGMDLVKKMRMYDGEEVEGYKEADLREMQNEYLDEGMSGIDPRYVINRISSALIKQNLQCINALDILRAIKDGLDQHASISKEERERYLNFIALARKEYDELAKKEVQKAFVYSFEESAKTLFENYLDNIEAFCNWSKIRDPLTDEEMDPDERLMRSIEEQIGISENAKKAFREEILIRISAYSRKERKFEYSSHDRLREAIEKKLFADLKDIVKITTSTKTPDATQLKRMNEVIKRLIEEHGYTAASANELLRYVGSLLNR comes from the coding sequence ATGAATATTTTTGAACGCGTTGCGGAACATCGGGCAGAGAGTGACCGTTTGTCATGGAACGGAACATTTGAGGATTACATCGCACTGCTGAGAGAAGATCCGACTCCGGCAATGACGGCTCACGCACGAGTGTATCAGATGATTGAATCATTCGGCGTGGAAGAAGTGGGTGGACAGAAACGATACAAGTTTTTTGAACAAGAGATTTTTGGCTTGGATCGTTCCATTGAGAAGCTAGTCGAGGAATATTTCCATTCAGCAGCACGCCGATTAGATGTACGTAAACGGATATTATTACTTATGGGACCCGTTAGCGGAGGGAAATCTACACTGGTGACGTTACTGAAACGTGGCTTGGAGAAGTTCTCCCGTACAGAAAAGGGTGCAGTGTACGCCATTGAGGGATGCCCAATGCATGAGGAGCCTTTACATCTCATTCCACTGGAGCTTCGTCCAGAAGTGGAGAAGGAAATAGGTGTTCGAATTGAAGGCAACCTATGCCCTTCCTGCCAGATGCGGCTTCGTACAGAATATGGCGGAGATATTAGCCGGGTGAAGGTGGAACGAGTCGTCATTTCGGAAGATAACCGTGTAGGGATCGGAACATTCAGTCCATCTGATCCGAAATCTCAGGATATCGCAGACCTCACAGGGAGCATTGACTTCTCCACGATTACCGAGTTTGGTTCGGAGTCTGATCCGCGTGCTTATCGTTTCGATGGGGAGCTTAATAAGGCGAACCGTGGACTCATGGAGTTTCAGGAGATGCTGAAATGTGATGAGAAATTTCTCTGGAACTTGTTATCTTTAACGCAAGAAGGGAATTTCAAGGCTGGACGATTTGCATTAATCAGTGCGGATGAAATGATTGTTGCACATACGAATGAATCGGAGTACAAATCGTTTATTTCCAACAAAAAGAACGAGGCTCTGCAATCCCGGATGATTGTAATGCCGATACCTTACAATCTGAAGGTGTCTGAGGAAGAGAAAATTTATGAGAAACTCATTCAACAAAGTGACATGAAGCATGTTCACATTGCGCCGCATGCGCTGCGGACAGCAGCCATTTTCTCAATACTTACCCGCTTGAAAGAAACGAAGAAACAAGGTATGGATCTGGTTAAGAAAATGCGGATGTATGATGGCGAGGAAGTTGAAGGGTACAAGGAAGCGGATCTGCGTGAAATGCAAAATGAGTATTTGGATGAAGGGATGTCGGGAATCGATCCGCGGTACGTCATCAACCGGATATCCAGTGCTTTGATTAAGCAAAATCTTCAGTGCATTAACGCGCTGGATATCCTACGGGCGATCAAGGATGGTCTGGATCAGCATGCTTCTATCTCGAAAGAAGAGCGTGAACGTTATCTGAACTTTATTGCTCTGGCTCGCAAAGAATATGACGAGCTTGCGAAGAAAGAAGTGCAAAAAGCGTTTGTTTATTCATTCGAGGAGTCTGCAAAAACATTGTTTGAGAACTACCTTGATAATATTGAAGCTTTCTGCAACTGGTCCAAAATTCGAGATCCATTGACGGATGAGGAGATGGATCCAGATGAGCGCTTGATGCGTTCGATTGAGGAGCAGATTGGAATTTCTGAAAATGCGAAAAAAGCGTTCCGGGAAGAGATTTTGATCCGAATCTCAGCATACTCCCGCAAGGAGCGCAAGTTCGAATATAGCAGTCATGATCGACTGCGTGAAGCGATTGAGAAAAAGCTGTTTGCTGATCTGAAAGACATTGTCAAGATTACGACATCAACGAAAACTCCGGATGCGACGCAGTTAAAACGAATGAACGAAGTCATTAAGCGATTAATCGAGGAACATGGCTACACTGCGGCGAGTGCCAATGAGTTATTGCGCTATGTGGGCAGTTTATTGAATCGCTGA
- a CDS encoding globin-coupled sensor protein — translation MSITAARQKQLDYIGLTNKDLQLLAAHRPVFEKVVNEVVDHFYRHVGNYPELVDLIARFSNIDRLKETQRMYWLSMTDGVVDDAYIHQRIEIGLVHSRIGLSEDYYLGTYMVYLDIATTIFQQVIPESWHPIIQALSKMFNLDSQLVLEAYEKKEKEKLHHLAADQQNTLLAITQITQQLTGMITELNENARAISDVAMQTAASQDQAHKLLEELTGEINQIGKMGELIREISDQSHLVGLNAAIEAAHAGEFGRGFEVVASEVRKLAASSRDAQGKIQANLEQIMKKLSHVQKESEHTSQGAQSQASRSQELAVFATTMEQLAVDLQKLDH, via the coding sequence ATGAGTATTACTGCAGCAAGACAGAAACAACTCGATTATATTGGACTAACAAACAAGGATTTGCAGTTACTTGCCGCTCACCGGCCTGTTTTTGAGAAGGTAGTCAATGAAGTTGTTGATCACTTTTACAGACATGTAGGCAACTATCCTGAACTGGTGGATCTGATTGCTCGATTCTCGAACATTGACCGATTAAAAGAAACACAACGCATGTATTGGTTATCGATGACAGATGGTGTCGTGGATGACGCCTATATTCATCAACGCATTGAGATTGGGCTGGTACACTCACGAATTGGATTGTCTGAAGATTATTATTTAGGTACATATATGGTCTATCTCGATATTGCGACAACCATTTTCCAGCAGGTCATTCCAGAGTCATGGCATCCCATCATTCAGGCACTTAGCAAAATGTTCAATCTGGACTCTCAGCTTGTACTGGAAGCTTATGAGAAAAAAGAAAAAGAAAAGCTGCATCATCTCGCTGCGGATCAACAAAATACGTTGCTGGCGATTACGCAAATTACACAACAGTTGACAGGTATGATCACTGAACTGAATGAAAATGCACGAGCGATCTCCGATGTAGCTATGCAGACGGCAGCTTCCCAGGATCAAGCACATAAATTGCTGGAAGAGTTAACAGGAGAGATTAATCAGATCGGTAAGATGGGAGAACTGATCCGTGAAATTTCAGATCAGAGTCACCTTGTAGGATTGAATGCAGCAATTGAAGCTGCACATGCCGGGGAGTTCGGTCGGGGCTTCGAGGTGGTTGCGAGTGAGGTGCGTAAGCTTGCAGCGAGTTCTCGCGATGCGCAAGGTAAGATTCAGGCTAATCTAGAACAGATTATGAAGAAGCTCAGCCATGTACAGAAAGAATCAGAACATACATCACAGGGGGCACAGAGTCAAGCATCCCGTTCTCAGGAGCTGGCTGTATTCGCCACAACGATGGAGCAATTGGCAGTAGATCTGCAGAAACTGGATCATTAA
- a CDS encoding endo-1,4-beta-xylanase, translated as MRYRKWWSLCLTMVMVISVLPLTSLGKIGAEAASEGELLLSHSYEEGTSQGWIPRGNVTLAVTEEDAYEGTHALQTTSRTAAWNGPALSVTNILEKHAVYEITGYVKLLPGATPSNLKFTVERREGTQAAQYDQVNTAIPVTDQGWVKLQGQYSYQQGTDLLLYLESDDPTSSYMLDSFQLRRVTPAPEPENPGEPGEQLFVADFEDDQVGNWRPRGSEQLSIVTGIGYNSMRSLKTSSRTETFHGPLIEVLNHLEKGSTVHVSFWAMYDEGPATQVINGSLEKEYHNDSSTREYATFASTNLTKGQWKKIEADVVVPSESSGITGFRFYAETPWKPSGNVTESDTIPFYIDDVVITAVAPLEIEQDIPNLASTLGTSYDVGAAIDLSALNPQDPHAQLLVKHFNSITAGNFMKIDAMQPREGEFVWTDTDRLVEFAENNNMRVRGHTLVWHSQVPEWFFTSPDDVSQPATREQLLARMKTHIQTIMHRYQGKVHTWDVVNEVISDGGGLRNQASGSKWRDIIGDVDGDGDDNDYIELAFRYAREADPNAVLVINDYGLEGSINKLNDMVNLVEKLLAKGTPIDAVGFQMHVSMYGPNVQQIREAFERIVALGVNIQVTELDVSIYSGSSEQEKPVTDELMMQQAYRYKELFDLFQEFDQRGVLDSVTVWGLADDGTWLDNHPVQGRKDAPLLFDRKLKAKPAYWALVDKTTLPVYRNEWTASKASPATPDSKGKEDILWGAVKGVQVAHRVEGTSDVTGQASVLWDDKKVNLRIEIQDTSRHKGDQVQVFLEEELYEATEGAGNDFTVTSKKKKEPKPLNGQYTFERDGGKGKDHKIYKVKETSTGYIVYASIPLPASVLAEGKTLSMDFRIKDQQADGQTSIVVWNDVNDKQPNEPGNRGKLKLGSKLKHTKVTYGTPVLDGQKDRIWKKAASIQTDVWVLGNSGATATAQLLWDEQYLYVLAEVKDPLLSKASVNAYEQDSIEVFVDLNHNKTSFYQEDDAQYRINYDNETSFGGNALQDQFQSSTRLTNAGYIIEAAIPLDLVPTNAIPWIGFDLQVNDDSTGEGRRNSVSIWSDASGNSYRDTSGFGNLLLVGK; from the coding sequence ATGAGATATCGAAAATGGTGGAGCTTGTGCTTGACAATGGTCATGGTAATCAGTGTACTGCCTTTGACGAGTCTGGGAAAGATAGGTGCTGAGGCAGCGAGTGAGGGTGAACTATTGCTGTCTCATTCTTATGAAGAGGGCACGTCCCAAGGGTGGATACCTAGAGGCAACGTTACACTTGCAGTGACGGAGGAAGATGCATACGAAGGTACACATGCTCTCCAGACGACAAGCCGAACTGCTGCGTGGAATGGGCCTGCCTTATCCGTAACGAATATATTGGAGAAACATGCTGTCTATGAAATAACAGGATATGTGAAGCTGTTGCCTGGGGCGACGCCGTCTAATCTTAAATTTACCGTTGAGCGTCGTGAAGGTACTCAGGCTGCACAATACGATCAAGTGAATACGGCTATCCCTGTAACCGATCAGGGATGGGTTAAGTTACAGGGGCAGTACAGCTATCAGCAAGGAACAGATCTGTTATTGTACTTAGAAAGTGATGACCCAACGAGTAGTTATATGTTGGATTCGTTCCAATTGCGACGGGTTACTCCTGCACCGGAGCCGGAGAATCCAGGTGAACCTGGTGAACAGCTGTTTGTAGCCGATTTTGAGGATGATCAGGTAGGGAACTGGCGCCCACGAGGTTCTGAACAGCTAAGTATTGTCACAGGCATTGGTTATAACAGCATGCGTAGCTTGAAGACGTCCTCCCGTACTGAAACATTTCATGGACCGCTCATTGAGGTGTTAAATCACTTGGAAAAGGGAAGTACCGTGCATGTTTCCTTTTGGGCGATGTATGATGAAGGACCAGCTACTCAAGTGATTAATGGTTCTTTGGAGAAGGAGTACCATAACGACAGTTCAACCCGAGAGTATGCTACGTTTGCTTCAACAAATCTAACCAAGGGTCAATGGAAGAAAATCGAGGCGGATGTCGTCGTTCCAAGTGAAAGTAGTGGAATTACTGGCTTTCGATTCTACGCGGAAACGCCGTGGAAACCGTCTGGAAATGTGACAGAGTCAGATACGATTCCATTTTACATCGACGATGTTGTTATTACAGCGGTAGCTCCACTCGAAATCGAACAGGACATTCCGAACCTAGCAAGTACGCTGGGAACATCCTATGACGTTGGGGCGGCCATTGACTTGTCAGCTCTAAACCCACAAGATCCACATGCTCAGTTGCTAGTCAAGCATTTTAACAGTATCACTGCGGGTAATTTTATGAAGATCGATGCGATGCAGCCACGTGAGGGAGAGTTTGTCTGGACGGATACGGATCGATTGGTTGAGTTTGCCGAAAACAACAATATGCGGGTGAGAGGTCATACGTTAGTGTGGCATAGCCAAGTCCCCGAATGGTTTTTTACAAGTCCAGATGATGTATCGCAGCCAGCGACTAGGGAACAACTTCTTGCACGGATGAAGACACATATTCAGACAATCATGCATCGATATCAAGGCAAAGTGCATACTTGGGACGTCGTCAATGAGGTCATTTCCGATGGAGGAGGTCTGCGTAATCAGGCTAGTGGTTCCAAGTGGAGAGATATCATTGGTGATGTCGATGGTGACGGCGATGACAATGATTACATTGAACTTGCGTTCCGGTATGCGCGTGAAGCTGACCCTAACGCTGTGCTGGTCATCAACGATTATGGGCTGGAAGGCAGCATTAATAAACTGAATGATATGGTGAATTTGGTAGAAAAGTTGCTCGCAAAAGGTACACCCATTGATGCGGTCGGATTTCAGATGCATGTGTCCATGTATGGGCCAAACGTACAGCAAATCCGTGAAGCTTTCGAGCGAATTGTTGCGCTAGGGGTCAATATACAAGTGACGGAGCTGGATGTGTCTATCTATTCAGGTTCATCGGAACAGGAGAAGCCTGTTACGGATGAACTCATGATGCAGCAGGCATACCGGTATAAGGAATTATTCGATCTGTTTCAGGAGTTTGATCAGCGTGGAGTGCTGGACAGCGTAACTGTCTGGGGGCTTGCCGACGATGGAACATGGCTGGATAATCATCCCGTGCAGGGACGCAAAGATGCACCGCTTTTATTTGATCGGAAATTGAAAGCGAAACCTGCATACTGGGCTTTGGTTGATAAGACAACACTGCCGGTGTATCGCAACGAATGGACAGCAAGCAAGGCCAGCCCTGCTACGCCGGATTCCAAAGGAAAGGAAGATATACTTTGGGGAGCTGTGAAAGGTGTGCAAGTTGCCCATCGGGTAGAAGGTACATCGGATGTTACGGGGCAAGCCAGCGTGCTGTGGGACGATAAAAAGGTGAATCTTCGCATAGAGATACAGGACACCTCCCGACATAAGGGAGATCAAGTGCAGGTTTTCCTTGAAGAGGAATTATATGAAGCAACAGAAGGAGCAGGGAATGATTTTACTGTTACTTCTAAGAAGAAGAAAGAACCCAAGCCACTGAATGGGCAGTATACATTCGAACGAGATGGAGGCAAAGGCAAGGACCATAAAATTTACAAAGTAAAAGAGACATCGACCGGTTATATCGTTTATGCATCTATCCCGTTACCTGCCTCTGTACTTGCTGAAGGCAAAACATTGTCCATGGATTTTCGGATTAAGGATCAGCAGGCTGACGGTCAAACCTCCATTGTCGTCTGGAACGATGTAAATGATAAACAACCGAATGAACCGGGGAATCGTGGCAAATTGAAATTAGGCAGTAAGCTGAAACATACGAAGGTCACGTACGGTACCCCGGTGTTAGATGGTCAGAAGGATCGTATATGGAAAAAGGCAGCTTCCATTCAAACCGATGTGTGGGTTCTTGGTAACTCAGGGGCTACAGCGACAGCACAATTGTTATGGGATGAACAATACTTGTATGTACTCGCAGAGGTCAAAGACCCGTTACTCAGTAAAGCTAGTGTGAATGCATATGAGCAGGATTCCATTGAAGTTTTTGTTGATCTCAATCATAACAAAACGTCGTTTTATCAAGAGGACGATGCTCAATATCGAATCAATTATGATAATGAAACATCTTTTGGAGGTAATGCTCTTCAGGATCAGTTTCAATCTTCTACACGTTTGACGAATGCAGGTTATATTATAGAAGCAGCAATTCCATTAGATCTGGTGCCTACCAATGCTATACCGTGGATCGGATTTGATCTACAAGTGAATGATGATAGCACAGGTGAAGGCAGGCGTAATAGTGTATCGATCTGGAGTGATGCTTCAGGGAATTCATATCGGGATACCTCTGGATTCGGTAACCTACTGCTTGTTGGAAAATGA